Proteins encoded together in one Janthinobacterium tructae window:
- a CDS encoding pyridoxine 5'-phosphate synthase translates to MTQLSVNVNKIALLRNSRGRNFPDLLAFSARFLDLGAAGITLHPRPDQRHARYDDVAPLQRLCAERGRELNVEGYPAADFLDVVRKARPAQCTLVPDMPGQLTSDHGWDIEQHAALLRPAIAQLNDLGIRVSLFVDADYPALEWAREVGAARVELYTERFAESYGGAQADAVFETYLQAARRAQALGLGVNAGHDLDLHNLARFLDIPGILEVSIGHALVVECLELGMDKVLGRYLAICQS, encoded by the coding sequence ATGACCCAGCTCTCCGTCAACGTCAATAAGATCGCCCTGCTGCGCAACTCGCGCGGCCGCAACTTCCCGGATCTGCTCGCGTTTTCCGCGCGCTTTCTCGATCTGGGCGCCGCTGGCATCACCCTGCATCCGCGTCCGGACCAGCGCCATGCGCGCTACGATGATGTTGCTCCGTTGCAGCGCCTGTGCGCGGAGCGGGGACGCGAGCTGAATGTGGAGGGCTATCCGGCGGCGGATTTTTTGGATGTGGTGAGAAAGGCCCGCCCCGCGCAATGCACGCTGGTGCCCGACATGCCGGGGCAGCTGACGTCCGATCACGGCTGGGACATCGAACAGCATGCGGCGCTGTTGCGTCCCGCCATTGCGCAATTGAACGACCTGGGCATCCGCGTCAGCCTGTTTGTCGATGCCGATTACCCGGCGCTGGAATGGGCGCGCGAGGTGGGGGCCGCGCGCGTTGAACTGTACACGGAACGGTTTGCCGAAAGCTATGGCGGCGCGCAGGCCGATGCCGTGTTTGAAACGTATCTGCAGGCGGCGCGGCGGGCACAGGCGCTGGGCCTGGGGGTGAATGCCGGGCACGACCTCGATTTGCACAACCTGGCGCGCTTCCTGGACATTCCCGGCATCCTGGAAGTGTCGATCGGCCATGCGCTGGTGGTCGAATGTCTTGAGCTGGGCATGGACAAGGTGC